Part of the Tepiditoga spiralis genome, ATTTCTGGTGTGTTTATAACTCCATCTTGAACTGGTCTTATTATTTCAATTTCATCGGGAGTTTTTCCAAGCATTTCTTTTGCTTCGTGACCTATTGCAATAATTTGACCTTTTTTCTTATCTATTGCTACAACAGATGGTTCTTCAATAAAAATACCTTCTGTTCTTGAATATACAACAAAAGTTGCTGTTCCCAAATCAATTCCGAGATCGTGTTTAGCCATTTTTTTACCTCCCCGATTTTAGTTGGTGTGCCAGGCGGGATTTGAACCCGCATTTCTGGATCCGGAGTCCAACGCTTTATCCAATTAAGCTACAGGCACATTTTTTCATTGTATTTTAAATCGATATTTTTTTCTTCACTACAAATTAAAACATCATATTCTTCTAAATCTTTTTCTATATTAATACTTTTTATTCCTTGTGAAAAGTAATACCAAAATATCCAAGGATCTTTTGTAAAAATATAAAAATTTTCTATGTCTTTAATATTTTTTATTGCCGTTTCATATACCAGTGTTTTTTTTGATTTTATTTGATGCACAATATTATACACTTTTTTTTCTTTTAATTCAATACCAGCATTTTTGTTTGCAAGGTACACAGATAAAATTAATGAACTACTATTCTGATCTTTAGTTTTTTTTATTTTTTTTGATTTAACAACACCTTTTAATTCTGTAAAAAGTGTTTTTGAAGTTAACCTTTCATCTATAAAAATTATCTTGCACCCATAAGTAGTCTTAACTTCTATAGCAGATTTTATGACATTGTATGTTTGATTTGAAAACCTACCAGACATAGATAATGGCAATCCATATACTATTATTGTATCTTTATTTACTCCTTCTTTTTTGAAAAAAGTAATTAATTCATTATTTAATACCGTCTTATAAGGTGATGCAATATTAAAAACTGCATTTGCTATTCCACACTTTTTTTGTCCGTGATCTATACCAAGTATTTTCATCTTTTTAATAGCTCCCAAATTATGTCTTTATCCATTTTTATTTTTTCATACAAAATACCTTCAAGAATATCTTTGACTTTTATTTCATCTTTTGATGAAACAACTAAAATAGGTGAGCAGCTTTCTAAAACAGATTTAGGTGCAGGATAAATTTTAGAAAATATTTTATTTTCATCTAATATAGATTTCACATCTATTATATTCATATTTTTAATAATTAATGCTAAATCTAAATCTAAAGTAGTTCTCAAATATTTCATCTCCTAATTTCTGTTATATTTGTTTTTAACATTTGCATAAATTTTTTCGTATCTACATCCTTAAAAAAATCAATCGTTTCTTTTATTATCCAATTGTCTAAAATACTTTCTTTTATTTTTATACTCTTATGAAGAAGTTTTAAATCAAATTCATCTAAAACCTCATATTTACCAGATGAATTTAAAATCAATCCAGAATCAATTAGTTCATCTAATACTATTTTCCCTATTTCTCTGTCATCTTTAAATAAATTTTTTATAATATCAGTTTCTTTCAAATCAGGATTATTTTTTATAAAATCAAAAGATTGTTTCAAAATATTTTGTGATGGATACTCTTTTGCATACTCATAATTCAATCTCATTTTAAATTTATTATCATAAGCTAAAACTATATTCACATGATAATTATTTACATTCCAGTTTGAAACCAAATCAATTAATTCAAGTCGTGTTTTTGGTGGTTCTAATAATATAAAAACTGGTTTTTTATCACTAATTTTCATACCTAAACCATTATTTGAATATGAAGTAATGAGTATATTAGAGGATGTTTTTTTCAATTTTTCTCTTAACATTAATTTTTTTGAAAACTCTATATCTTCATTAAATATTTTTATTGTTTCTTCGGGAATATTTAATTTTTCAACGATAAAATTTTTTATAAGTTCTTGTTTTTTTCTGTTGTTTATAACAATGATTTTTTTATTATATGAATTCAAATAATCCTTTAATACTTCATTTAACTTCTTTTTTTCTTTTATAATTTCAAAGTTTGATTGATTGATATTTGATATTAATACTTTATAACCTGCAACTTTTAAAAATTCTTTTAAAGTTTCATGATATATTGATCCTAATATTGATATATTATCTTCTTTATAATTTAAAAATTTTCTAAACTCAGAGTATTCTTTTATAGACTTTACCGCTGGGTGTGCAACTGAATAGAATGGTTCGTCTACAATAAAATCAAATTTATTTCCCGTAAACATTTTTAAATTTTTAAAAAAAGATGGAACGGTTATAAATATAATATTTTTTTCATTCAAATTTTTTATACTAAGTTTACTTTTTTTATTATAACAAATTATCGTTGGTGAAATATAAGAAGATATTATATTATAAGTATGTTTTAAATTAACATGAGAAGATCCAACAATAATAATCTTTTTATTTTTATTTAAAGATTCTACTATTTTTTTCATTATAACTGCATACTTTACCTTACTTGGTAAAAACATAGCAACTTTTTTACTATTTAAATTATTTATAATAGCTTTGATTTTCGATACCTTTGAAATTTCTTCATTTAACAATGAATTAACATCAAATTCATTTAATGACAAGTACTTATTATTTTTTTCTATTAAAGATAAATCTTTTAAATAAAACTTTAAAAATGTTCTTTTAGAATTAAACGCTGGTTCTTCTCTAAAATTTCCAACAGCATCTATATTTATGCTTGTTGGTCCATTAAATCTTATATCTTTTAACTTTTGAGAAAGTCCATACCCTATAGTATCCATAATATAATCTTTATCTCTTGATTTTCCAGCAAAACTTTCAACCGCTGTTCCAAAAAATTTTAAATTTTCAATATGCATATTTTTAATAAAAAAAGTTGGTTCAGGGTTTTTATAACCATAAGGTTCAAGTTTTTTTATATCATCAAAAAAATTTGACCAAATTTTATCTATTTCTGAATCAATTGAAACTTCAAGAGTTGGTTTACTATCTCCATAAATTTCTTTATAAGCATTATTTACCGCTATCCTTAATTCTTCTATTTTTGAAGAGTATGTAGTAAAGCCAGCTGCAAGTTCATGACCACCAAATTCTTTAAAAACACCTTTTTCAGATGCTCGTTTAAAAATTTCTATTAAATTAATTCCTTGTGGACTTCTTGAAGATCCTTTTCCAAATTCGCCTTCTTTTGATATCATCAACACAGGTTTATTAAATTGAGCAGACAATTTTGA contains:
- the ruvX gene encoding Holliday junction resolvase RuvX, translating into MKILGIDHGQKKCGIANAVFNIASPYKTVLNNELITFFKKEGVNKDTIIVYGLPLSMSGRFSNQTYNVIKSAIEVKTTYGCKIIFIDERLTSKTLFTELKGVVKSKKIKKTKDQNSSSLILSVYLANKNAGIELKEKKVYNIVHQIKSKKTLVYETAIKNIKDIENFYIFTKDPWIFWYYFSQGIKSINIEKDLEEYDVLICSEEKNIDLKYNEKMCL
- the recJ gene encoding single-stranded-DNA-specific exonuclease RecJ encodes the protein MKSIWRIFWDTNDPNYERNLKVSRSISNGAKVSEFLAKLMVSRGITNTEEAIKFLNPSEKDVIDPFKLKDMDKAVDLLLNILSKKEKIVVFGDYDVDGVTAASTLYLGLRDLGYDVEAYIPSRLEEGYSLNVEAIEEFKNNGFNNIITVDCGITSIVEVKYAKNLGMKVIVTDHHEQQEVLPPADAVINPKRRDTSYPFRGLAGVGVAFKLLLAISSKIKSNFNPYDYIDLVAVGTIADIVPLLSENRYFVKLGIEKLKTNPLPGLNGLLKELKVSNSEIKSNIIAYKVAPKINAAGRMADAVTAFNLLISKDKEEINKYVLALLKLNTKRQAKEKEIYLFALSLMDVNPKLKNDKVIVLSGENWHLGVLGIVASKLSAQFNKPVLMISKEGEFGKGSSRSPQGINLIEIFKRASEKGVFKEFGGHELAAGFTTYSSKIEELRIAVNNAYKEIYGDSKPTLEVSIDSEIDKIWSNFFDDIKKLEPYGYKNPEPTFFIKNMHIENLKFFGTAVESFAGKSRDKDYIMDTIGYGLSQKLKDIRFNGPTSINIDAVGNFREEPAFNSKRTFLKFYLKDLSLIEKNNKYLSLNEFDVNSLLNEEISKVSKIKAIINNLNSKKVAMFLPSKVKYAVIMKKIVESLNKNKKIIIVGSSHVNLKHTYNIISSYISPTIICYNKKSKLSIKNLNEKNIIFITVPSFFKNLKMFTGNKFDFIVDEPFYSVAHPAVKSIKEYSEFRKFLNYKEDNISILGSIYHETLKEFLKVAGYKVLISNINQSNFEIIKEKKKLNEVLKDYLNSYNKKIIVINNRKKQELIKNFIVEKLNIPEETIKIFNEDIEFSKKLMLREKLKKTSSNILITSYSNNGLGMKISDKKPVFILLEPPKTRLELIDLVSNWNVNNYHVNIVLAYDNKFKMRLNYEYAKEYPSQNILKQSFDFIKNNPDLKETDIIKNLFKDDREIGKIVLDELIDSGLILNSSGKYEVLDEFDLKLLHKSIKIKESILDNWIIKETIDFFKDVDTKKFMQMLKTNITEIRR